The following nucleotide sequence is from Saccharothrix texasensis.
CAAGCCGTTCAGCCCGCGCGAGCTGGTGGCCCGGGTGCGCACCGTGCTGCGCCGGGGAGCGCCGCGGGTCAGCGCCGTGCACGTGGTCGGTGACGTGAAGCTGGACGGCGACCGGCGGCGGGTGTGGGCGGGCGGGGTGGAGGTGGCGTTGACCTCGACGGAGTTCGAGCTGCTGGCGCACCTGATGCGGCACCCCGGGCGGGTGTTCGAGCGGGAGCAGCTGCTGAGCGCGGTGTGGGGTTACGCGGCGGCGGCGGGCACGCGGACGGTGGACGTGCACGTGGCGCAGTTGCGGGCGAAGCTGGGCGACCGCAGCCCGATCAGGACCGTGCGCGGGGTCGGCTACTCGGTCGAGGCGTCGTGAAGCGCACGAGCCTGGCGTTCCGGATCACCGCGTTGTGCCTGGCCGTGGCCGCGGTGGCGGTCGTGGTGGCGGGGTTGGTGTCGGCGCGGCTGGTGCTCACCGCCGCCCGGGAGGTGAGCCGGGAGGCGCTGGCCGACCAGGCGGACGTGGTGGCCGAGCAGCTCGACGTGGGTCGGGCCGGGCGGCTGCGGGTGGTCGAGGTGCTGCGCGGCCAGGGCATCGCCGTGGTGCTGATCGGCCCGGACGGCGGGTTGACCGGTGAGCCGCGGGCCGTGCGGGCGGTGCGCGAGGCGGGGGTCGGGTCGGGCAGCGCGGGGACGCGGCTGGTCGAGGTGCGGCCCGGGGTGGCGCTGGTGCAGGAGACCGGCGTCGGCAACGGTCCGGGGCGCAAGCTGCTGCGCAACATCGCGTTCGCGTTGGGCGTCGGGTTGCTGGTGGCGGCGGTGGCCGGGTTGCTGCTGGGCAAGCTGGTCGCGCGCCCGCTGCGCCGGACGGCGGCGGTCGCGCGCACCATGAGCGGCGGTCGGCGTGACCTGCGGGCGCCCGAGCGGGGACCGGCGGAGGTCGCCGAGGTCGGGGGCGCGGTGAACGCCCTGGCCGACGCGTTGGCGCGCAGCGAGGCCAGGCAGCGGGAGTTCCTGCTGTCGGTCTCGCACGAGCTGCGCACACCCTTGACCGCAGTGAGCGGGTTCGCCGAGTCCCTGGCCGACGGCGTGGTGTCCGGGCCGGAGGTGCGGTCGGTCGGCCGCACCATCTCGCGGGAGGCGCACCGGCTCGACCGGCTGGTCACCGACCTGCTGGACCTGGCCAGGCTGGGCGCGGACGACTTCCGCGTCGACCTCGACCGGGTCGACCTGACCGAGGTCGTCACGGCCGCCGCCGAGGTGTGGCGGGCGCGGTGCGCGGCGAAGGGCGTCGAGTTCCGGCTGGCGGCGCCGCCGGGGCCGACCGTGCGGACCACGGACGCGCGGCGGGTGCGGCAGGTGCTGGACGGGCTGCTGGAGAACGCGCTGCGCCTCACGCCGGCCGGCCGGCCGGTGGTGCTGGCGCTGGACGACGTGCTCCAGGTGCGCGACGGCGGTCCGGGCCTGTCCGAGGAGGACTACCGGGTGGCGTTCCGCAAGGGCGCGCTGCACGCGAAGTACGAGCGGTCCCGCCCGGTCGGCACCGGGGTCGGGCTCGCCCTGGTGCACGGTCTGGTGACCCGGTTGGGTGGCACGATCGAGGCCGGTCCCGCGCCCGAGGGCGGCGCGGCCTTCACGGTGAGGTTGCCCCATGCGTGAGCTGGAGGTCCGGTGGCACGAGGCGGTCCGGGTGCTGGGCGGCGCGCACGGGCCCGGGGACCTCGTCGAGCGGTACGCCGAGCCGCACCGCGGCTACCACAACGCCGACCACGTGCTGGCCGTCGTCCGTGACGCGGACGCGCTGGCCGTCGACCGCACGGCACGGGAGCGCGCCGTGCTCACGCTCGCCGCCCTCGCGCACGACGTCGTCTACGACGGCGTGCCGGGCGAGGACGAGCGGCGCAGCGCCGAGTGGGTCCGGGCCCGGCTCGCCGGGCTGCCGGCGGCCGACGAGGTGGCCGCGCTGGTGCTGGCCACCGCGGAGCACGCCTCGGACGACCCGCTGACGTGCCTGCTCCTGGACGCCGACCTGGCCGTCCTCGGCTCCGACCCGGCCGCCTACGAGCGCTACCGCGCGGCCGTGCGCGCCGAGTACGCGCACGTGCCGGACGACGCGTGGCGGGTCGGGCGGGGCGAGGTCCTGCGCGCGTTGGCCGGGCGCGACCCGCTCTACGTCACGCCGCACGCGCGTGACCGGTGGGAGGACCGCGCCAAGGCCAACCTCGCCGCCGAGCTCAGCTCGCTCGGTGACCCGCCATGAGCACGTCGTAGGTCGGGAACGCCTCGGCGATCTCGCTGCCGGTGAAGTTGCCGACCCAGCCGTCGTCGTCGTGGAAGAACCGGATCGACACGTAGTCCGGCCGGGTGCCCATGTCGAACCAGTGGGTGGTGTTCTCGGGCACGCTCAGCAGGTCGCCCGCCTCGCACAGCACCGCGTACACGCGCTCCTTGACGTGCAGGTAGAACACGCCGGAGCCGCGCGCGAAGAACCGGTCCTCGTCGTCGTCGTGGGTGTGCTCGGCCAGGAACTTCAGCCGCGCCTGCCCGGCCGACGCCAGCCACTCCGGGTCGTCCGACGGGGCCATCTCCATCGCGTCGACCAGGGTGTAGCCCTCGGTCTCGGTGACGCGGGCGACCTGCTCGGCGTACACCTCCAGGGCGTTCTCCCTGGTCACACCCGGTACGACCGGCCACTGCTCGTAGCGGACGCCCAGCTGCTTCAGCTCCACCGCGATCTCGGCGGGGTCGGCGGTGCGCACCAGAGCGGTCTCCGGGTCGGTGTCCGACCACACGGTCAGCAACGTCATCGCGCCTACCTCCTGTGAGTCTCGGCTTTGAAGCGCAACAGCCACTCCAAGCACTCCAGCCGGTGCCGCGCCTGGTAGAGGTCGTCACCCCACACGTACACCCCGTGACGGGCGACAATCAAGGCCGGCACGTCCGCGCGGAAGCCCGCCTCGAACGCGTCGCCGAGCACCCGCATGTCCTGGCTGTTCGGCGTCACCGGGATGACGACGGACTCGTGCGCCTGGCGGCCGAAGCCCTTGAGCATCTCCAGGTCGCGCAGCTCGACGCCGTCCGGCCAGTGCTCGGCCGCGACGACCGGCGCCAGGGCGTGCACGTGGACCACCGCGCCCGCGCCGGACACCGCCGCGATCCGCCCGTGCAGGCCCGCCTCGGCCGACGGCACCCGCACCGGGTCGTCCGTGCGGCCCTCGGCGTCGACGAGCACCACGTCGTCCGGCGTCAGCTCGCCCTTGTCCTTGCCGCTGACGGTGACCGCGAGCCGCAGCGGGTCGCGGTCCACGACCACGGAGAGGTTGCCCGAGGTGCCGCGCATCCAGCCCATCGCGGTGTACCGGGCGCACTCGGCGGCCAGCGCCTCGCCCGGCGTCACAGGGCGTCCACCGTCCGGTGTGGACCGAAGTCCGCGTCGCCGTACGGCTCGCCGGGGCGCGCCACGCCGACCGTCTGCCAGCCCGCCTCGGCGGCGGCGTGCAGCTCGGCGGGAACGTCGGAGTAGAAGGTGATGTCGCTCGACCCGAGCACGGAGGCGATCTTGAGGTAGGAGCCGGCCTCGCGCTTCGGGCCGGCGTTCACGGTGTCGAAGTGGAACTCGAACAACGACGTGAGGTCGCCGTCCGTGGTGTGCGCGAAGAACGCCACCTGGCCGGCGACCGAACCGGAGGAGAACACGGCCAGCTTGGTGCCCTCGGCGTGCCACCGCCGCAGGGCGGGCACCACGTCGGGGAAGAACTCGGCCACCAGGTCGCCCTCGGCGTACCCGCGCTGCCAGATCAAGCCCTGCAACGTCTTCAGCGGCGTGACCTTCTGGTCGGCGTCCATCCAGCCGTGCAGCACGCGCACCAGCTCGTCCGTGCCACCGTCCACACCGGACAGCTCGCGGACCTGCGCCACCGCCTCCGCGACGGCCGGGTCGTCGCCGTGCGCGTCGATCCACGGCCCGAGCCGCGGCCGGGCGTAGTCGTACAGCGTGACCAGGACCTGGTCGGTGGCGCTGAGCGTGCCTTCGATGTCCAGCACGACCCATTCAGTCATGAACGTCCCCAACGTAGTAATCGGCCAAACCGTCCGGAGCGTACGCACCGCGGTCGGTCACCACCCTCGTGACGAACCGCGGCGGGGTGACGTCGAAGGCGGGGTACAGGCCCCGGGCCCGGTCGGTGGCCGTGCGGCGGCCCAGGGTGTGCCGCACCTCGTCGCCCGGCCGGTACTCGATCGGCACGTCGGCGGCGGAGGGCGCCAGGCGGTCCGGCGCCTGCACCATGGCCAGGAACG
It contains:
- a CDS encoding HAMP domain-containing sensor histidine kinase, which produces MKRTSLAFRITALCLAVAAVAVVVAGLVSARLVLTAAREVSREALADQADVVAEQLDVGRAGRLRVVEVLRGQGIAVVLIGPDGGLTGEPRAVRAVREAGVGSGSAGTRLVEVRPGVALVQETGVGNGPGRKLLRNIAFALGVGLLVAAVAGLLLGKLVARPLRRTAAVARTMSGGRRDLRAPERGPAEVAEVGGAVNALADALARSEARQREFLLSVSHELRTPLTAVSGFAESLADGVVSGPEVRSVGRTISREAHRLDRLVTDLLDLARLGADDFRVDLDRVDLTEVVTAAAEVWRARCAAKGVEFRLAAPPGPTVRTTDARRVRQVLDGLLENALRLTPAGRPVVLALDDVLQVRDGGPGLSEEDYRVAFRKGALHAKYERSRPVGTGVGLALVHGLVTRLGGTIEAGPAPEGGAAFTVRLPHA
- a CDS encoding 1,2-dihydroxy-3-keto-5-methylthiopentene dioxygenase, giving the protein MTLLTVWSDTDPETALVRTADPAEIAVELKQLGVRYEQWPVVPGVTRENALEVYAEQVARVTETEGYTLVDAMEMAPSDDPEWLASAGQARLKFLAEHTHDDDEDRFFARGSGVFYLHVKERVYAVLCEAGDLLSVPENTTHWFDMGTRPDYVSIRFFHDDDGWVGNFTGSEIAEAFPTYDVLMAGHRAS
- the mtnB gene encoding methylthioribulose 1-phosphate dehydratase, with the protein product MTPGEALAAECARYTAMGWMRGTSGNLSVVVDRDPLRLAVTVSGKDKGELTPDDVVLVDAEGRTDDPVRVPSAEAGLHGRIAAVSGAGAVVHVHALAPVVAAEHWPDGVELRDLEMLKGFGRQAHESVVIPVTPNSQDMRVLGDAFEAGFRADVPALIVARHGVYVWGDDLYQARHRLECLEWLLRFKAETHRR
- the mtnC gene encoding acireductone synthase — protein: MTEWVVLDIEGTLSATDQVLVTLYDYARPRLGPWIDAHGDDPAVAEAVAQVRELSGVDGGTDELVRVLHGWMDADQKVTPLKTLQGLIWQRGYAEGDLVAEFFPDVVPALRRWHAEGTKLAVFSSGSVAGQVAFFAHTTDGDLTSLFEFHFDTVNAGPKREAGSYLKIASVLGSSDITFYSDVPAELHAAAEAGWQTVGVARPGEPYGDADFGPHRTVDAL
- a CDS encoding HD domain-containing protein; the encoded protein is MRELEVRWHEAVRVLGGAHGPGDLVERYAEPHRGYHNADHVLAVVRDADALAVDRTARERAVLTLAALAHDVVYDGVPGEDERRSAEWVRARLAGLPAADEVAALVLATAEHASDDPLTCLLLDADLAVLGSDPAAYERYRAAVRAEYAHVPDDAWRVGRGEVLRALAGRDPLYVTPHARDRWEDRAKANLAAELSSLGDPP
- a CDS encoding response regulator, yielding MRGVQGLVLVVEDERAIADLICLYLRRDGFGVHVEADGHAALAAVRRLRPVAVLLDVGLPGLDGVEVCRALRAAGDWTPVLFVTARDDEVDRVLGLELGADDYVTKPFSPRELVARVRTVLRRGAPRVSAVHVVGDVKLDGDRRRVWAGGVEVALTSTEFELLAHLMRHPGRVFEREQLLSAVWGYAAAAGTRTVDVHVAQLRAKLGDRSPIRTVRGVGYSVEAS